From a single Shewanella denitrificans OS217 genomic region:
- a CDS encoding DNA-3-methyladenine glycosylase I, whose amino-acid sequence MQVNRCAWVSDDPLYQDYHDKVWGRPEYDSQQLFAKLCLDGQQAGLSWITILKKQQNYERLFANFDPRLIAEFDDAKVEELMLDVGIVRNRLKVNSIIRNAKAYLAMEQQGINFSQFLWAFVGGAPKLNNFSSMADVPAQTPESEAMSKALKKLGFNFVGPTICYAFMQAVGMVNDHTQDCFCATEK is encoded by the coding sequence ATGCAAGTGAATCGCTGTGCTTGGGTCAGTGATGACCCGCTTTATCAAGACTATCATGACAAGGTTTGGGGCAGGCCAGAGTACGATAGTCAGCAATTATTCGCCAAACTCTGCTTGGATGGTCAACAGGCGGGGTTATCTTGGATCACTATTCTAAAGAAACAACAAAACTATGAGCGGCTATTTGCTAACTTCGACCCTAGGTTAATCGCTGAATTTGATGATGCCAAAGTTGAAGAGTTAATGTTAGATGTAGGTATAGTGCGTAATCGTCTTAAAGTGAATTCCATTATTCGTAATGCCAAAGCCTATTTGGCCATGGAGCAACAAGGGATTAATTTTTCCCAGTTCCTATGGGCCTTTGTTGGCGGCGCACCTAAGCTAAATAATTTCTCCTCCATGGCAGATGTGCCAGCACAAACCCCTGAGTCTGAAGCCATGTCTAAGGCACTTAAAAAGTTAGGTTTTAACTTTGTTGGCCCGACGATATGCTATGCCTTTATGCAAGCCGTAGGTATGGTGAACGATCATACTCAAGATTGTTTTTGTGCAACTGAGAAGTAG
- a CDS encoding choice-of-anchor B family protein, protein MAFTLLIKPYTFGIGLLSLAGFLSQGAFAHSEHDKARFVSEKGQDVGFCDNALRPCQTIAYAVTHANKGDRVLVADGYYQIRDIDELFLLTSEIVPVMGGFNRYDHYLSQAPQLNTTVLTGVPSEFAQRLEARGFRVISDGIGQYGTELDEMLATQQGLQQDHASATCTAGKAAGFNCNAIDLVSHIALGSFSSKPNAANDIWGHVDLNTGTEYAIIGLVNGTVVMNLSDPANPVEVGTVTGSRTTWRDIKVYQWFDASVSRWKANAYVTSEGSDNIQIIDLSQLPHSISKLATDTVEGSAHNVYISNLDYTTNTALTGLTPQLHIVGQNSAGGAFKSYSLTNPAKLSVSFSHSGATRADYTHDVSSMVVDDARAQASCQTQICTVLMDFNETSMRLWNITTPASSKTLSDVTYANAEYVHSGWWSEDKRYVFVHDELDEQRAGLNTTLRVFNVDDLGAPDLVKVWSGPTKAIDHNGFVRGNRYYMSNYQRGVTILDISQADDPKEVGYFDTFPASDSNAFNGVWGVYPYLPSGLVLASDINSGLYILRDKSLNSAQGSSSFVAAASASNAGDVMNISVQRPQGSGVVSVGFETLSATAVAGRDFEAVNGRLSWAADDHNAKQISITTLDSGQNKALLAFVRLFDPRGGLTLASPSYHQLNIGEDVPQAGSLGFASATASVVEGASLSVAVLRSGGSAGELRLAYGLESGTAIVGQDVEALSGELVWGDGDSQVKHIQVNTLEDTDIEADEDFLVTLGSLAGSQISTASLTVTLTDNDRLNTAPTVSAGENREVNGGATVTLTAQATDAENDAISYAWQQTSGESVTLSNANTASAQFVAPAMDASLVFTVTATDALQSSTQASVTITVKAAVVALPEVKVVEPSSGGGSLGSLSLLLLAGLGIRRRCNKIAA, encoded by the coding sequence ATGGCGTTTACCCTATTAATTAAGCCATATACTTTTGGCATAGGTTTGTTGTCATTGGCAGGCTTTCTGAGCCAAGGCGCTTTTGCGCATTCTGAGCATGACAAGGCGCGCTTTGTGAGTGAAAAAGGTCAAGATGTTGGCTTCTGTGACAACGCCTTGCGCCCATGCCAAACGATTGCTTATGCGGTAACTCACGCTAATAAAGGGGATAGGGTATTAGTGGCCGATGGTTATTATCAAATTCGCGATATCGATGAGTTGTTTTTGCTCACCAGTGAAATCGTCCCGGTAATGGGGGGATTCAATCGTTACGATCATTACTTGTCTCAAGCTCCACAGCTCAATACCACAGTTTTAACGGGGGTGCCTTCTGAGTTTGCACAGCGCCTGGAAGCGAGAGGCTTTAGGGTGATAAGTGATGGTATCGGTCAGTACGGCACTGAACTCGATGAAATGCTGGCAACCCAGCAAGGCTTACAACAAGATCATGCCAGCGCAACTTGTACAGCAGGCAAAGCGGCAGGCTTTAATTGTAATGCCATAGATTTAGTCTCTCATATTGCCTTAGGCAGCTTTTCTTCAAAGCCCAATGCTGCCAATGATATTTGGGGCCATGTTGATCTTAATACTGGCACTGAGTACGCCATCATAGGGTTAGTGAATGGCACTGTGGTAATGAACCTTAGTGATCCTGCCAACCCAGTGGAAGTGGGTACAGTTACTGGGAGTCGTACCACTTGGCGTGATATCAAGGTTTACCAATGGTTCGATGCCAGTGTTTCGCGCTGGAAAGCCAATGCCTATGTGACATCTGAAGGTTCAGATAATATACAAATTATCGATTTAAGTCAGTTACCTCACTCGATATCTAAGCTGGCGACCGACACGGTCGAAGGCTCTGCGCACAATGTCTATATCAGTAATCTTGATTACACGACTAACACAGCATTAACGGGTTTAACTCCCCAACTGCACATTGTGGGTCAAAATAGTGCAGGCGGCGCATTTAAGAGTTATTCCTTAACTAACCCCGCAAAGTTGAGTGTAAGTTTTAGCCATAGCGGTGCAACGCGAGCCGATTATACCCACGATGTCAGTTCTATGGTGGTGGACGATGCGAGGGCACAGGCCAGTTGTCAGACGCAAATTTGTACCGTGCTGATGGATTTCAATGAAACTAGCATGAGGTTGTGGAATATCACCACTCCTGCCAGCAGTAAAACCTTATCAGACGTCACCTATGCCAATGCCGAATATGTTCACTCTGGTTGGTGGAGTGAAGATAAACGCTATGTGTTTGTTCATGATGAGCTCGATGAGCAAAGAGCTGGTCTGAATACCACCCTAAGGGTATTTAACGTCGATGACTTAGGTGCGCCAGATTTAGTCAAAGTTTGGAGTGGGCCGACTAAAGCCATAGATCACAACGGTTTTGTCAGAGGCAATCGTTATTACATGTCTAACTATCAGCGTGGGGTAACCATATTGGATATTAGCCAAGCCGATGATCCTAAGGAAGTAGGCTATTTCGATACCTTTCCCGCCTCCGATAGTAATGCGTTTAATGGAGTGTGGGGGGTGTATCCCTATTTACCATCAGGCTTAGTGCTTGCCAGTGATATTAACAGTGGCCTGTATATTCTTAGGGACAAAAGCTTAAATAGTGCTCAAGGTTCAAGTTCCTTTGTCGCTGCCGCATCTGCCAGTAATGCTGGCGATGTGATGAATATTAGCGTGCAGCGCCCTCAAGGTAGTGGCGTTGTGAGTGTCGGTTTTGAAACTTTGTCGGCAACCGCCGTAGCAGGGCGTGATTTTGAAGCTGTGAATGGCAGATTATCTTGGGCGGCTGATGATCATAATGCCAAACAAATCAGTATCACAACCTTAGATAGCGGCCAGAATAAAGCGCTATTGGCGTTTGTGCGCTTATTTGATCCTAGAGGCGGTCTAACGCTTGCGAGCCCAAGTTATCATCAACTTAATATTGGTGAGGATGTGCCTCAAGCAGGCAGTTTGGGCTTTGCCAGTGCTACAGCCTCTGTGGTTGAGGGGGCGAGTCTGAGTGTTGCTGTATTAAGAAGTGGCGGCAGTGCTGGCGAGCTTAGGCTTGCCTATGGCCTTGAAAGTGGCACGGCTATAGTAGGTCAAGACGTAGAGGCGCTTTCCGGTGAGTTGGTGTGGGGCGATGGTGATAGCCAAGTGAAGCACATCCAAGTTAACACCCTAGAAGATACTGATATCGAAGCTGATGAGGATTTTTTGGTTACACTGGGAAGTTTAGCGGGTAGCCAAATCTCCACTGCGAGCTTAACCGTAACCCTAACCGATAACGATAGACTTAACACTGCGCCCACAGTCAGTGCGGGGGAGAACCGTGAGGTTAATGGGGGGGCAACCGTGACCTTAACAGCACAAGCAACGGATGCTGAAAATGATGCCATTAGCTATGCATGGCAGCAAACTAGCGGTGAAAGTGTGACCTTGAGTAATGCTAATACGGCGAGTGCTCAATTTGTTGCCCCAGCGATGGATGCGAGTTTAGTGTTCACTGTGACAGCTACGGATGCGCTGCAAAGTAGCACTCAAGCCAGCGTGACGATAACTGTGAAAGCCGCAGTGGTTGCTCTCCCTGAGGTGAAAGTTGTAGAACCCAGTTCGGGTGGTGGTAGCTTAGGCAGTTTGAGTTTACTCTTGTTAGCCGGCTTAGGCATAAGGCGTCGATGCAATAAAATAGCCGCTTAA
- the glyS gene encoding glycine--tRNA ligase subunit beta — translation MKFENLLIEIGTEELPPKSLRTLADSFLANFSDELVKADLPFTAATWYAAPRRLALSITGLAVAQADKVVEKRGPAVSSAFDADGNPTKAAQGWARGNGITVEQAERLVTDKGEWLVHQAKVVGVQTNSLIAAMAQRALDKLPIPKPMRWGANSTQFIRPVHTVTMLLGSELIGGELLGIKSDRIIRGHRFMGQASFQLDHADNYLSALKEQGKVLADYQLRKAIIKADAEAAAAKIGGVADIQEDLLEEVASLVEWPIVLTASFEEKFLNVPAEALVYTMKGDQKYFPVFDKSGKLLPNFIFVTNIESKDPQQIISGNEKVVRPRLADAEFFFNTDKKHSLASRLSSLETVVFQKQLGTLKARAERISQLAGFIATELNNNNLASSSVDAARAGLLSKADLMTNMVMEFTDTQGTMGMHYARLDGETEAVAIAIEEQYKPKFSGDTVPTASVSCAVALAEKLDTLVGIFGIGQAPKGAADPFALRRAAIGILRIIVENKLPLDLVDLIAKAQALHGTNLTNGNTSEDVLEFLMARFRSWYQDKGIQVDVILAVLARRPTRPADFDSRVNAVSHFRGLEASTALAAANKRVSNILAKVEGELPANVTPSLLTETAEKALAEQLASLQPKLAPLFATGDYQQALTLLAELRESVDQFFEDVMVMADDEALKNNRLALLNNLREQFLHVADISLLQ, via the coding sequence ATGAAATTTGAAAACTTACTCATAGAAATTGGTACCGAAGAGTTACCGCCGAAATCACTGCGTACCTTGGCCGATTCTTTCCTCGCTAACTTCAGTGATGAACTGGTAAAAGCCGATTTGCCGTTTACCGCAGCAACTTGGTATGCGGCCCCTCGCCGCCTAGCATTAAGCATCACAGGTCTAGCCGTAGCTCAAGCCGACAAAGTGGTTGAAAAACGTGGCCCAGCTGTGAGTTCAGCATTCGATGCAGACGGCAATCCAACTAAAGCAGCCCAAGGTTGGGCCCGTGGTAATGGCATTACTGTCGAGCAAGCTGAGCGCTTAGTAACAGATAAAGGCGAATGGTTAGTACATCAAGCTAAAGTGGTGGGTGTTCAGACTAACAGCCTGATTGCCGCTATGGCCCAACGTGCATTAGACAAATTACCTATCCCTAAGCCAATGCGCTGGGGTGCCAATAGCACCCAATTTATTCGTCCAGTACACACAGTGACTATGCTATTAGGCAGCGAATTAATTGGCGGTGAACTATTAGGTATTAAATCGGACCGTATCATTCGTGGTCACCGCTTTATGGGGCAAGCCAGTTTTCAGCTAGATCACGCCGATAACTATTTAAGCGCCCTAAAAGAGCAAGGCAAGGTACTGGCTGATTACCAGCTACGTAAAGCTATCATTAAAGCTGATGCTGAAGCGGCAGCGGCTAAGATAGGCGGTGTGGCTGATATTCAAGAAGACTTGTTAGAAGAAGTCGCCTCCTTGGTTGAATGGCCAATCGTGCTCACGGCAAGCTTTGAAGAAAAATTCTTAAATGTGCCTGCTGAAGCCTTGGTGTACACCATGAAGGGCGATCAGAAATACTTCCCAGTATTTGATAAGTCAGGCAAATTACTGCCTAACTTTATCTTCGTGACCAACATTGAATCAAAAGATCCACAGCAGATTATTTCTGGCAATGAGAAAGTGGTTCGCCCTCGTCTTGCCGATGCCGAATTCTTCTTTAACACAGATAAAAAGCACAGCTTGGCATCACGCCTTAGCAGCTTAGAAACTGTGGTATTCCAAAAACAACTGGGTACGCTAAAAGCGCGCGCCGAGCGTATATCACAGCTCGCAGGATTTATTGCGACTGAGTTAAATAACAATAATCTTGCCAGTAGTAGTGTCGACGCCGCTCGAGCAGGCTTGTTATCCAAAGCCGATTTAATGACTAATATGGTGATGGAGTTTACCGATACTCAAGGCACCATGGGCATGCATTATGCGCGCCTAGATGGTGAAACTGAAGCGGTAGCCATTGCCATTGAAGAGCAATATAAACCTAAGTTCTCTGGCGATACTGTGCCAACAGCGAGTGTCTCTTGTGCGGTCGCCTTAGCCGAAAAACTTGATACCTTAGTAGGTATTTTTGGTATTGGTCAAGCACCTAAAGGCGCTGCGGATCCGTTCGCACTTCGCCGCGCCGCCATTGGTATCTTACGTATTATTGTTGAGAACAAACTGCCGCTAGATTTAGTCGACCTTATTGCTAAGGCGCAGGCGCTTCACGGCACTAACCTCACCAATGGCAATACCAGTGAAGATGTACTGGAATTTTTAATGGCACGTTTCCGTAGCTGGTATCAAGATAAAGGCATTCAAGTGGATGTTATCTTGGCAGTATTGGCTCGTCGCCCTACGCGTCCAGCGGACTTTGACAGCCGCGTTAATGCGGTATCACACTTCCGTGGTTTAGAAGCCTCTACCGCACTTGCAGCAGCAAACAAACGCGTGTCTAACATCTTGGCTAAGGTTGAGGGCGAATTGCCTGCTAACGTGACCCCAAGCCTGCTAACCGAAACTGCAGAGAAAGCCCTAGCCGAGCAATTAGCAAGCTTGCAACCTAAGCTAGCGCCTTTGTTTGCAACAGGTGATTATCAGCAAGCACTGACATTATTGGCAGAGCTTCGTGAAAGCGTCGATCAATTCTTCGAAGATGTAATGGTAATGGCAGATGATGAAGCCTTAAAGAACAACCGTTTAGCTTTGTTAAACAACTTGCGTGAGCAGTTCTTGCACGTTGCCGACATTTCATTGTTGCAATAG
- a CDS encoding MOSC domain-containing protein — protein sequence MTVALVSIAYKTVKRGPMNEVITANVTIDKGVENDILGRPSKRQVTVLSEQQWDKACAAINADLSWLTRRANLLISGHEFSAADVGKIIQIGDDLRLLVTGETDPCRKMEQSHPGLEGALTPDWRGGVTCKVLHSGLIYQNDTIVIGKS from the coding sequence ATGACTGTCGCTTTAGTTTCTATTGCTTATAAAACCGTGAAACGCGGTCCAATGAATGAAGTGATAACGGCTAACGTGACCATAGATAAGGGGGTTGAAAATGATATTTTGGGCCGTCCAAGCAAGAGACAAGTAACAGTGTTATCCGAGCAACAATGGGATAAAGCCTGCGCTGCAATTAATGCCGACTTAAGCTGGCTCACACGCAGAGCGAATCTATTGATAAGCGGGCATGAATTTAGCGCCGCCGATGTCGGTAAGATTATTCAGATTGGTGATGATTTACGCTTATTAGTTACAGGCGAAACCGATCCTTGTCGCAAGATGGAGCAAAGCCATCCAGGTTTAGAGGGGGCACTTACCCCAGATTGGCGCGGAGGTGTTACCTGTAAAGTGTTGCACTCTGGGCTCATTTACCAAAATGATACTATTGTCATCGGCAAAAGTTAG
- the glyQ gene encoding glycine--tRNA ligase subunit alpha, translating into MTMKHDVKTFQGFILTLQEYWAQQGCAIVQPLDMEVGAGTFHPQTFLRSLGPEPMSSAYVQPSRRPTDGRYGENPNRLQHYYQFQVVLKPSPDNIQELYLGSLQALGIDTQVHDIRFVEDNWESPTLGAWGLGWEVWLNGMEVTQFTYFQQVGGIECSPVTGEITYGLERLAMYIQEVDSVYDLVWTDGPMGRVTYGDIFHQNEVEQSTYNFEHADVDFMFTLFDQCEKMCQHLLSLDKPLPLPAYEQVMKASHAFNLLDARHAISVTERQRYILRVRAMSKGVAESYYQAREALGFPLCK; encoded by the coding sequence ATGACGATGAAACACGACGTAAAGACATTTCAGGGATTCATACTGACCCTGCAAGAATATTGGGCGCAGCAAGGTTGCGCAATCGTTCAACCCTTGGACATGGAAGTAGGTGCTGGAACATTCCACCCGCAGACCTTCTTACGTTCATTAGGCCCAGAGCCAATGAGCAGCGCCTATGTTCAGCCTTCACGCCGCCCAACTGATGGCCGTTATGGTGAAAACCCTAATCGTCTACAGCACTATTATCAGTTCCAAGTGGTCCTTAAGCCATCACCGGATAATATCCAAGAACTCTATTTAGGTTCTTTACAAGCCTTAGGCATAGACACTCAAGTCCATGATATTCGTTTCGTTGAAGATAACTGGGAATCGCCAACATTGGGCGCCTGGGGCCTTGGCTGGGAAGTCTGGTTAAACGGCATGGAAGTGACACAGTTCACTTATTTCCAGCAAGTGGGTGGCATCGAATGCAGCCCTGTTACCGGTGAAATCACCTACGGTCTCGAGCGTCTGGCTATGTACATTCAAGAAGTCGACAGCGTCTATGACTTAGTCTGGACAGATGGTCCTATGGGCCGTGTTACCTATGGTGACATTTTCCATCAGAATGAAGTTGAGCAGTCGACCTATAACTTCGAGCACGCCGATGTAGACTTTATGTTTACCCTGTTCGATCAGTGCGAAAAAATGTGTCAGCACCTATTGAGCTTAGACAAACCACTGCCGCTGCCCGCCTACGAGCAAGTCATGAAAGCCTCACACGCATTCAACTTACTCGATGCGCGCCATGCCATTTCAGTTACCGAACGTCAGCGTTATATCCTTCGCGTTCGAGCCATGTCTAAAGGTGTTGCTGAATCATATTATCAAGCACGTGAAGCGCTTGGCTTCCCTTTGTGTAAGTAG
- a CDS encoding amidohydrolase family protein: MLSIKFTPLYTAIALTLGCSSLVYAEDEAPKWQVNAPEHAPLEKASIDVNEGTWMNVSVSPDGEHIVFDLLGDIYQMPISGGDAKPLAKGIAWQMQPVYSPDGKYIAFTSDEDGGDNIWVMNADGSNPHPVTKETFRLLNSPAWSPDSQYLVARKHFTASRSLGAGEVWLYHVAGGEGVKLTERPNDQKDLGEPAYSPDGRYIYFSQDDTPGKTFHYSKDSVSGIYKIKRYDTQTGDIEILVEGTGGAIRPTPSPDGKKLAYIKRDGFQSSLYLLDLQSGETNKLYAELDRDMQETWAIHGVYPSMAWTQDNSSIVFWAKGKINKLKLKDLSVSDIPFKVKAQLDIQPSVRFTQNLDQDKFDVKMLRMAQVSPDGKKVVFEALGKLWIRDIENDTQERLTRLDDDINELFPQWSRDGKQIVFTTWNDQDQGTVSLISARGGKATRLTSEPGKYVEPTFAPNGQFVVYRKANGGNITPRTWSQETGLYKVDVKGKQNTKITAEGYQAQFGADTDRIFFMEQGETPQLSSIRIDGFDKRVHYTSEHATEFRVSPDGEHLAFAERFRVYVTPFAKHGETIAIGPKASNLPVIQLSTRAGESISWGNNSDNLYWTLGPELYQAKVDTQYGKKDDKSQAKITNIGFKQDAYVPRGTIAFVGGTVITMEEDKVIDKGVVIIKDNKIIAVGDAATKIPNGAQVIDIAGKSIMPGLFDAHAHGPQADEEIIPQQNWTLYSGLSLGVTAIHDPSNDTTEIFAASEQQKAGSIVGPRIFSTGTILYGANAPGYTSHVDSLDDAKFHLERLKKVGAFSVKSYNQPRRNQRQQVIAAARELEMMVVPEGGSLLQHNLSMVVDGHTTLEHSLPVGAIYSDIKQLWSQTKVSYTPTLVVAYGGISGENYWYDKTDVWAHPRLSAYVPADILQARSMRRPTAPDGHYNHFNVAKVAKALNDVGVKANIGAHGQREGLAAHWEMWMFAQGGMSNQEVLKTSTINPATTFGMDHQLGSIKTGKLADLIVIDGNPLEDIRVTDKVVYTMTNGRLFNAETMNELNGDKHQRNPFFFEKANKQ, translated from the coding sequence ATGTTATCAATCAAATTTACCCCACTATATACGGCCATCGCATTAACACTTGGATGCTCATCATTAGTATATGCAGAAGATGAGGCACCGAAATGGCAAGTTAATGCCCCAGAACACGCACCATTAGAAAAGGCCTCCATTGATGTCAATGAAGGTACTTGGATGAATGTGAGTGTGTCTCCCGATGGAGAACATATAGTATTCGACCTACTCGGTGATATATACCAGATGCCGATTTCTGGAGGAGATGCCAAACCATTAGCCAAAGGTATCGCTTGGCAGATGCAACCTGTGTATAGCCCAGATGGTAAATATATTGCTTTCACCTCAGATGAAGATGGCGGTGACAATATTTGGGTAATGAATGCCGATGGTAGCAACCCACATCCAGTGACCAAGGAAACATTCCGCTTACTAAACAGTCCTGCATGGAGCCCAGACTCACAGTACTTAGTCGCTCGTAAACACTTCACCGCTAGCCGTAGTTTAGGCGCTGGTGAGGTCTGGTTGTACCATGTGGCTGGTGGTGAAGGCGTTAAACTTACCGAACGTCCTAACGATCAAAAAGATTTAGGTGAACCCGCATACTCACCGGATGGTCGCTATATTTACTTTAGCCAAGACGACACTCCAGGAAAAACCTTCCATTATTCAAAAGATTCCGTCAGTGGTATTTACAAGATTAAACGCTACGACACTCAAACGGGTGATATTGAAATTTTAGTTGAAGGTACAGGTGGTGCCATTAGACCCACACCTAGCCCTGATGGTAAAAAACTGGCTTATATCAAACGTGATGGTTTCCAATCCTCTCTCTATTTACTGGATTTGCAATCTGGTGAAACCAACAAACTGTATGCTGAACTCGACAGAGACATGCAAGAAACGTGGGCCATTCATGGTGTGTATCCAAGCATGGCTTGGACTCAAGATAATAGCAGCATTGTCTTCTGGGCCAAGGGTAAGATTAATAAACTCAAGCTTAAAGACTTATCGGTCAGCGATATTCCTTTTAAGGTCAAGGCGCAATTAGATATTCAGCCATCGGTGCGTTTCACACAAAACTTAGACCAAGACAAGTTTGATGTAAAAATGCTGCGTATGGCACAAGTATCACCAGATGGTAAGAAGGTGGTATTCGAAGCTCTAGGTAAGTTGTGGATCCGTGACATAGAAAATGACACTCAAGAACGTTTGACTCGACTCGATGATGATATCAACGAGCTATTCCCCCAGTGGTCACGTGATGGCAAGCAAATAGTGTTCACCACTTGGAATGATCAAGACCAAGGTACAGTCAGCCTGATAAGCGCCCGTGGTGGCAAAGCGACAAGGTTAACTAGCGAACCAGGTAAATATGTTGAACCAACGTTTGCTCCCAATGGTCAGTTTGTTGTGTACCGCAAGGCCAATGGCGGCAACATCACACCGAGAACTTGGTCTCAGGAAACTGGACTGTACAAGGTCGATGTCAAGGGTAAGCAGAATACTAAAATTACAGCTGAAGGTTATCAAGCACAGTTTGGTGCAGATACAGACCGAATCTTCTTTATGGAGCAAGGTGAAACGCCGCAGCTGTCTTCAATTCGAATCGATGGCTTTGACAAACGGGTGCATTACACCAGTGAGCATGCCACTGAATTTAGGGTTTCTCCCGATGGCGAACACTTGGCCTTTGCTGAACGCTTCCGTGTCTATGTCACTCCCTTTGCTAAACACGGTGAAACCATAGCCATAGGCCCTAAAGCCAGTAACCTTCCTGTGATCCAACTGAGCACCAGAGCAGGTGAAAGTATTAGTTGGGGCAATAACAGTGACAATCTATATTGGACACTGGGCCCTGAACTTTACCAAGCCAAAGTTGATACCCAATACGGCAAGAAAGATGATAAAAGTCAAGCAAAAATCACCAACATTGGCTTTAAACAAGATGCCTATGTTCCACGTGGAACCATAGCCTTCGTCGGTGGCACTGTTATTACTATGGAAGAAGATAAAGTCATAGATAAAGGCGTTGTCATCATCAAAGATAATAAAATTATTGCTGTCGGTGATGCTGCTACAAAAATACCTAATGGCGCTCAAGTGATAGACATCGCTGGTAAGAGTATCATGCCAGGTTTATTCGATGCCCATGCTCACGGTCCTCAGGCGGATGAAGAGATTATTCCACAGCAAAACTGGACCTTATACTCGGGCCTCTCTCTTGGGGTTACCGCTATTCATGACCCATCAAATGACACCACTGAAATCTTTGCCGCTTCAGAACAGCAGAAAGCCGGTAGCATAGTTGGGCCACGCATCTTCTCTACTGGAACCATACTCTACGGGGCCAATGCGCCAGGTTACACCTCCCACGTCGACTCCCTTGATGATGCAAAATTTCATTTAGAACGCTTGAAAAAAGTCGGCGCGTTTAGCGTTAAAAGCTATAACCAGCCACGACGTAATCAACGCCAACAAGTGATTGCCGCAGCCCGTGAGTTAGAAATGATGGTAGTGCCGGAAGGTGGAAGTTTGCTTCAGCATAACTTATCTATGGTGGTCGATGGTCACACTACCCTAGAGCATTCATTACCTGTTGGGGCTATCTATTCTGATATCAAACAATTATGGAGCCAGACTAAGGTGAGTTATACCCCCACCTTAGTGGTCGCCTATGGCGGTATCTCAGGGGAAAACTATTGGTACGATAAGACGGATGTCTGGGCACATCCAAGACTATCTGCTTATGTACCCGCCGATATTCTCCAAGCCCGCTCTATGCGTAGACCCACAGCACCAGATGGCCACTACAATCATTTCAATGTCGCCAAAGTTGCTAAGGCACTAAATGATGTTGGCGTTAAGGCAAATATAGGTGCTCATGGTCAGCGTGAAGGTTTAGCTGCCCATTGGGAAATGTGGATGTTCGCTCAAGGTGGCATGAGTAATCAAGAAGTGCTTAAGACTTCTACCATCAACCCAGCCACTACTTTTGGCATGGACCATCAACTCGGCTCGATTAAAACTGGTAAGCTTGCAGATCTGATTGTTATCGATGGCAATCCATTAGAGGATATTCGAGTGACTGATAAAGTTGTCTATACCATGACCAATGGCCGTTTATTCAATGCCGAGACCATGAATGAACTGAATGGTGACAAGCATCAACGTAATCCCTTCTTCTTTGAAAAGGCAAATAAACAATAA
- a CDS encoding MbnP family copper-binding protein yields MRFITFALNILTSKGRTLGLLSLLLSLAGLLTACSKKPNQLTVQLLWQGQPMGCHSSIKPHWQLEQVQLFLSNFSLDGQPQALSKETVGASKYQQASVALLGSDCQGEQNWLLSFDKALKPGLMTFELGVPFELNHGNPLLAETPLNQSDMFWTWQQGHKFLRIDLAKTLLTEPAVGKQTGWQFHLGSVACQSASVMRSPTQACKQPNRAKFSLDYQGQHQLNLDLAVLLAPLLDDPQLSQQSCMSDSASKTCQLLFSRLGLGQALPFETQQLSINAIEPVAPLWWFN; encoded by the coding sequence ATGCGATTTATCACTTTTGCCCTTAACATCCTGACTTCAAAGGGCCGTACACTAGGCTTATTATCACTGTTATTATCCTTAGCAGGCCTATTAACGGCCTGCTCAAAAAAACCAAACCAGCTCACAGTGCAGCTCCTGTGGCAAGGGCAGCCAATGGGTTGCCATTCAAGCATAAAACCCCACTGGCAATTAGAGCAAGTTCAGCTCTTTTTAAGCAATTTCAGCCTAGATGGACAGCCCCAGGCATTGAGTAAAGAAACTGTAGGCGCGAGTAAATATCAGCAAGCCAGTGTCGCCTTATTAGGCAGTGACTGCCAAGGCGAGCAAAACTGGCTGCTTAGTTTTGATAAAGCATTAAAACCTGGGCTGATGACTTTCGAGCTGGGGGTGCCGTTTGAGTTAAATCATGGCAATCCGTTATTGGCTGAAACGCCATTAAATCAAAGTGACATGTTTTGGACTTGGCAGCAAGGCCATAAATTCCTGAGAATTGATCTCGCTAAGACCTTATTAACTGAGCCTGCTGTTGGCAAGCAAACGGGCTGGCAATTCCATTTAGGCTCTGTGGCTTGTCAATCCGCCAGTGTAATGCGCTCACCGACTCAAGCTTGTAAACAGCCAAATAGAGCCAAATTTAGCTTAGATTACCAAGGGCAACATCAGTTAAATCTCGACTTAGCAGTCCTGCTTGCCCCGCTGCTCGATGACCCCCAATTATCTCAGCAATCTTGCATGTCCGACTCAGCAAGTAAAACTTGTCAGTTACTATTTTCCCGCCTAGGCCTAGGTCAGGCGTTACCGTTTGAGACACAGCAGCTGAGTATTAATGCCATTGAGCCTGTGGCGCCTCTTTGGTGGTTTAACTAA